The window ATCCTTCTCGGGCGTCAGCACGCAGTACCTCGTCGAGGTGCCGCACGTGGGCGAGCTCGTCGTGTTCGCGCAGAACATGGTGTTCGGGCCGGTGGTGAACGTGGGCGCCGAGGTGTGGCTGTCGTGGAACGTCGAGCACGGCTTCGGCCTCGACGACGAGCCCGGCACCGTGCCGCGCTTCGTGGCGGATGACTCGACCGAGTCGATCGCCGTCCAGCGCCGCATCGCGCTCGAAGAAGAGCTCGAGCAGGCGTAGGGCGCGGGCATGGCCTTCACCGCGTTCGCCTCCACCCCGGCCGTCGAACAGGCGCCGAGGAAGCGGAGCTTCGTCGCGCTCGTGCTGCTGCTGCCGGGCATCCTGTACCTCGTCCTGTTCTTCCTCACTCCGCTGATCTCGCTGGTGCTCACCTCGTTCCAGCAGCCCGTGCTCGACGGCGACATCGGCGAGTACCAGGCCGGCTTCAACTGGCAGAACTACACCGACTCGGTGGGGGAGTACTGGCCGCTCATCCTTCGCGCGTTCGGCTACGCGCTCGTCGCGACCGTGCTCGCGCTCGTGATCAGCTACCCGATCGCCTACGTCATCGGCGTGAAGGCCAGGCGCTGGCCGCTCCTGCAGAGCCTGCTGCTGACGCTCGTGATCGCGCCGTTCTTCATCAGCTTCCTGCTGCGCACGCTGGCCTGGAAGCAGATCATGTCGGATGAGGGGCCGATCGTGCAGGCGCTCAAGGCGGTCGCGATCCTGCCCTCGGACGGGCACCTCACCGGCACCACCTTCTCGGTGATCTTCGGTCTGACGTACAACTTCATCCCGTTCATGACGCTGCCGCTCTATGCGACGCTCGAACGGCTCGACCTGCGCTACATCGAGGCGGGGGCCGACCTCTACGCGAGCCCGTTCACGGTGTTCCGCAAGGTCACCATCCCGCTGTCGATGCCGGGCATCGTCTCGGGCACGCTGCTGACCTTCATCCCCGCGGCCGGTGACTACATCAACGCGAGCCGCGACTTCCTCGGCTCCTCGTCGACGGCGATGGTCGGAAACGCGATCGAGGCGAACTTCCTCGTGCTGCAGAACTACCCGGCGGCCGCCGCGCTGTCGATCGTGCTGATGGCGGTCATCCTGGTGATCGTCGGCGTCTACGTGCGCCGCTCGGGAACGGAGGACCTCGTATGAACCGCCGCACGAAGGGCCTCGGGCTCTGGATCTACACGATCATCGCCCTCGTCTTCCTGCTCATCCCGATCGCGTACACCTTCGTCTTCTCGTTCAACGACTCGGGCAAGCTCAACATCGCCTGGCAGGGGTTCACGCTCGACAAGTGGCTCACGGTGTGCAACACGCAGGGGCTCTGCGAGGCGTTCGGCAACAGCATCCTCGTGGGTCTCGTCGCGACGGTGCTCGCCACGGCGCTCGGCACCCTGATCGCGATCGCGCTGGTGCGCTACCGCTTCAAGGCACGGTCGGCGATCAGCCTGCTGCTGTTCCTGCCGATGGCGACCCCCGAGGTCGTGCTCGGTGCCGGCCTCGCCGCGCAGTTCCTGACGGTGGGCGCCGAGAAGGGGCTCGGCACGATCATCCTCGCCCACACCATGTTCTGCATCAGCTTCGTCGTCGTGACGGTGAAGGCGCGCGTGGCGTCGCTCGACCCGGCGCTCGAGGAGGCCGGGCGTGACCTCTACGGATCGCCCGGGCAGGTGTTCTGGCGCATCACGTTCCCGCTGCTCATCCCCGGAATCGCGGCGGCGGCGCTGCTGTCGTTCGCGCTCTCGTTCGACGACTTCATCATCACGAACTTCAACTCGGGCGCGGTCGACACCTTCCCGAAGTTCATCTACATCGCTGCCGCTCGCGGCATCCCGGCACAGGTGAACGTGATCGCGTCGGCGGTGTTCCTGCTGGCGATCGTGATCGTGGTGGTGACGCAGGTCTCGCGGGCGGCGCGGGCGAAGCGGCTCGCGCGGCAGATGGGCTGACGCGGGCGAAGCGGCTCGCGCGGCAGGTGGGCTGACGCCCGCTACAGCGTGGGCCCGTTACAGGGTGGGCCCTCTACAGGGTGGGGGAGACGCGGATGGTGCCGACGGGGTTCGCGCCGCCGTAGACCGCCAGGCCGAGCTCGGGCGTGAGTTCGGCGACCTGCTCGCGGGTGAGTGAGCCGTGCCGGGCGAGCAGCTCGAGCGCCACGACCGTGGCCGCGCGCAGGCTGCCGTCGAGCATCTTCAGGGCGACGGATGCGCCATCCGGCGTCGCCATCACCATGACCCCCTCGGCGCCGAGCTTCGCCACCACGCCGAGGCGGTCGATGACGACCGTGTTCGCCCGCCCGGGCCCGTCGATCGCCCACCCGTTCGCGAGGATGCTCTCGGTGAGCTGCCTCGCCGGCCCCTCGGTGGCCCGGCGCAGACGGCCGATGCCGCGGGCCAGGGCGACGAGGGACATCGCGTGCACGGGAGCACCGCATCCGTCGACGCCCGAGTGCGCGACCGGAGCACCGGTCTCGCGCTCGACCACGGCGAGGATGCGCTGCTGCAGCGGGTGCTCCGGGTCGAGGTAGCTCGCCGTGTCCCACCCGTTCTGCACGCAGGCGAGCAGCATGGCGGCGTGCTTGCCCGAGCAGTTCATCAGGATGCGCTCCTGATGCCCGTGCGCACGGATGACGCCGTCACGCGCGGCCGAGTCACCGGGCCAGTCGGGCGGGCAGCCGAGGTCGTCGGCGTCGAGGCCGGCCTTCTCGAGGATCGAGTCGACCACGCGCACGTGCTCGGGGGTGGCCGCGTGGCTCGCCGTGGCGAGCACGGTCTGCACCGGGTCGAGCTCGACGCCCGACTCGAGCACGGCCAGCGCCTGGAACGGCTTCATGCACGAGCGAGGGTAGACGGGGAGCTCGGGGGAGCCGACCGCGATCGCGACCTCGCCCGTGGCGTCGAGCACGACGGCCGAGCCGATGTGGCGCGACTCGACGAAGCCGTTGCGCTCGAGCACGGCGAGCTCGACCGACTCGGCGAGACCGGCGGTGCCGGGAGTGCCGGCCCCGGGCGTACCGGCCCCTCGCATGCCGGACTTGCGCATCCCGGACTCGCTCACCGGCTTGACCCGGGCGTGCTGCCCGCTCACAGCTGCGCGAACGCCTCGTCGATGACCGACAGCGCGTCGGCGATCAGCGCGTCGCTCGTGGCGAGCGACGGCAGGAATCGCAGCACGTTGCCGTAGGTGCCGGCCGTGAGCACGAGCACACCCCGCTGGGTCGCGTAGGACACGATCGCGTTGACGGCATCCGTGTTGGGGGCCTTCGTGGTGTCGGCGGTGCCGGGCTGCACGAGCTCGATCGCGATCATCGCGCCGATGCCGCGGATCTCGCCGATGATGTCGTACTTGCGCTGCAGCTCGGTGAGGCCGCCGACCAGAGCGGTCTCGATGCGGGCCGCCTCGGCGAGCAGGTCGTTCGACTCGATCGACTCGAACACGGCCACCGCGGCCGCCGCCGCGACGGGGTTGCCGCCGAAGGTGCCGCCGAGGCCGCCGGGCTGCGCAGAGTCCATGATCTCGGCGCGGCCGGTGACACCCGCGAGCGGCAGGCCGCCCGCGATGCCCTTCGCCGAGAGCACCATGTCGGGCACCAGGCCGAAGTGGGTGCTCGCGAAGTACTCGCCGGTGCGGGCCATGCCCGACTGGATCTCGTCGGCGATGAACACGATGCCCTCGGCGGTGCACCACTCCTGCAGCGCGGTGAGATAGCCCTCGGCCGGCACGACGAAGCCGCCCTCGCCCTGGATGGGCTCGACGACGAGGCAGGCCAGGTCGGCAGCTCCCACCGTCTTCTCGAGGTAGGCGATGGTGCGGGCCGCGGCCTCGGTGCCGGAGAGGCCGTCGTGGTACGGGTACGAGTTGGGCGCGCGGTAGACGTCGCCGGCGAAGGGGCCGAAGCCGGTGGCGTAGGGCGAGGCCTTGTAGTTCATGGCCATCGTGAGGTTGGTGCGGCCGTGGTAGGCGTGCTCGAGCACCGCGACGCCGTTGCGGCCGGTGTGCTTGCGGGCGATCTTGACGCCGTTCTCGACGGCCTCCGCGCCCGAGTTCACGAGCACGGTGCGCTTGGCGAAGTCGCCGGGGGTGTGCTGGGCGAGCAGTTCGGCGACCCGCACGTACTCCTCGTAGGGCGTGATGGTGAACAGCGTGTGCGTCACGTCCTGCAGCTGGGCCGCGGCGGCGGCGACCACCGAGGCCTCGGTGTGGCCGATCGTGGTGACGCCGATGCCGGCGCCGAGGTCGATGAACTGGTTGCCGTCGACGTCGACCAGGATGGCGCCGTTCGCCTTCGCGATGTACACCGGCAGCGCGCTCGACACACCGGGCGGCACGACCTCGAGGCGTCGGCGGTGCAGCTCCTCGGACTTCGGTCCGGGAACGGCGGTGACGATCTTCCGCTCCTGGGGGACCGTGTAGACGGGGGTGGCGACCGGGGTGTCGAGGATGTCAGTCATAGTCCTCCGAGTTTAGGCCAGCCTTCCTGTGGCCCCGCGCTAGCATGGCCGGGTGAATCGTGAGCATCACTACAGCGTCGATGTCGCCTGGCTTGGCAATCGCGGCACCGGCACGAGCGGCTACCGCGAGTACGGTCGGCAGAGCGTCGTCACGGCCGCCGGTAAGCACGACCTCGAGGCCTCGGCCGACCGCACCTTCCACGGCGACGCCGACCGCTGGAACCCCGAGGAGCTGCTGCTCGCCGCCCTCGCCGAGTGCCACATGCTCTCCTTCTTGCACGTCGCCGTGAAGCACGGCGTGGTCGTCACCGACTACACGGATGCCGCCGAGGGCACCATGGAACAGCAGGGCGACGGGGGCCGGTTCACCTCCGTGACGCTCCATCCCGTCGTCACCGTCTCGGCGCCTCTCGACGACGAGCTGTTCGCGACCCTGCACCACGAGGCGGGTGAGGCGTGCTTCATCGCCAACTCGGTGAACTTCCCTGTGCGGCACGAGCCGCGTGTCGTCGTCGGCTGATCGTCCCGCCGGCACGAGTGGCGGGGATGCCGTGGCTCATCGTCCCGACGGCATGAGCGGCCTGGATGCGGTGCACCTCGTCCTGGTCGGGCGGACGCTCCGGGGAACGCTCGGGCAGGTGTTCCGGGCCGAGGCTCTCGCTCTGGTGGGCGCCACCGGCGCTGCGACGTCGGCCATCAGCCGGACGGTGGAGCTGACGGCGGTCGCCGTGAGCGAGGTCGGGGCGGTGCGGGTGAGGGCGTCGATCGCCGATCCGTCGTTTCCCGGGGGAGGTGTCGCCGCCGCGCCCGTCGAGGAGGGGTGGCAGCGGTTCGTCGTCGCGGTGGACGGGGTGGCGGGCATCCGGCCGCTGACCGGGCCGCCGGGGGTGGATCTCGCGCGCACGGTGACGGTTGACGTCGCCGCGCCGGCGGGCGGGCGCCCTCGGCTCGAGGTGCACGTCGTGGAGCGGGACTAGGCGGGGACGGGGGCCGGGGTCGTCCGGTCCAGGCGCCAGCGCGCCTCGAGCGCGAGGGTGGCCGCGAGCTGCGTCGAGAGGAACGTGACCGGCGGGGCCGGGCGGCTCCAGTCGTCGCCCACGCGGCCGGTCTCCTCGGCGGACCGGGTGCGGATCAGGGCATCCGTCGACCCGGCGATGAAGTGGGTGAGCGTCTCCCGGTCGGCACCCGTGGGCAGGGCTGCGGCGACCTCGGCCAGGTATCTCACGTGGATGCCCTTGAAGAGGCCGGCGTCGCCGCCGCCGGGGTGGTCGGCGCGGGCCGTCTCGCCCTCGACGAGACCGTGCGGGGCGAGGCGGGGGAGCGCGGCGCGGGCGATGCGGGCGGCGGCGGCCGGGGCATCCGGAACCCAGGCCCGCTCGAGCACGGCGGCAGCCACCACGCCCTGGTCGTAGCTGAAGACCCAGTCGGTGTCGACGCGGTGGTCGCCCTGGCGGTTGACGCCGTCGAGCACCGTGCCGTCTTCGGCGACGAGACGCTGCTGGAGCCACGCGACGGTCTCGTCGGCCGCGACGCGGTAGCGCGGGTCACCCGTGCGGGCGTGCAGGCGGGCCGACGCGAGGGCGAAGGTGCCGTTGCT of the Herbiconiux flava genome contains:
- the gabT gene encoding 4-aminobutyrate--2-oxoglutarate transaminase gives rise to the protein MTDILDTPVATPVYTVPQERKIVTAVPGPKSEELHRRRLEVVPPGVSSALPVYIAKANGAILVDVDGNQFIDLGAGIGVTTIGHTEASVVAAAAAQLQDVTHTLFTITPYEEYVRVAELLAQHTPGDFAKRTVLVNSGAEAVENGVKIARKHTGRNGVAVLEHAYHGRTNLTMAMNYKASPYATGFGPFAGDVYRAPNSYPYHDGLSGTEAAARTIAYLEKTVGAADLACLVVEPIQGEGGFVVPAEGYLTALQEWCTAEGIVFIADEIQSGMARTGEYFASTHFGLVPDMVLSAKGIAGGLPLAGVTGRAEIMDSAQPGGLGGTFGGNPVAAAAAVAVFESIESNDLLAEAARIETALVGGLTELQRKYDIIGEIRGIGAMIAIELVQPGTADTTKAPNTDAVNAIVSYATQRGVLVLTAGTYGNVLRFLPSLATSDALIADALSVIDEAFAQL
- a CDS encoding ABC transporter permease; the encoded protein is MNRRTKGLGLWIYTIIALVFLLIPIAYTFVFSFNDSGKLNIAWQGFTLDKWLTVCNTQGLCEAFGNSILVGLVATVLATALGTLIAIALVRYRFKARSAISLLLFLPMATPEVVLGAGLAAQFLTVGAEKGLGTIILAHTMFCISFVVVTVKARVASLDPALEEAGRDLYGSPGQVFWRITFPLLIPGIAAAALLSFALSFDDFIITNFNSGAVDTFPKFIYIAAARGIPAQVNVIASAVFLLAIVIVVVTQVSRAARAKRLARQMG
- a CDS encoding asparaginase, translating into MRGAGTPGAGTPGTAGLAESVELAVLERNGFVESRHIGSAVVLDATGEVAIAVGSPELPVYPRSCMKPFQALAVLESGVELDPVQTVLATASHAATPEHVRVVDSILEKAGLDADDLGCPPDWPGDSAARDGVIRAHGHQERILMNCSGKHAAMLLACVQNGWDTASYLDPEHPLQQRILAVVERETGAPVAHSGVDGCGAPVHAMSLVALARGIGRLRRATEGPARQLTESILANGWAIDGPGRANTVVIDRLGVVAKLGAEGVMVMATPDGASVALKMLDGSLRAATVVALELLARHGSLTREQVAELTPELGLAVYGGANPVGTIRVSPTL
- a CDS encoding OsmC family protein, which produces MNREHHYSVDVAWLGNRGTGTSGYREYGRQSVVTAAGKHDLEASADRTFHGDADRWNPEELLLAALAECHMLSFLHVAVKHGVVVTDYTDAAEGTMEQQGDGGRFTSVTLHPVVTVSAPLDDELFATLHHEAGEACFIANSVNFPVRHEPRVVVG
- a CDS encoding glycoside hydrolase family 76 protein, translating into MQEETRAAAERAASVQAAADGAQRTLDRTFSIRAIPGAALNVAPPSLGRLPQLLPLNHWWLSHLVDARLDAFHRTGDERRLRQAESVLRLLRIRNRGLANDYFDDMGWLTLALIGLFDATADPRHLRDAETLWQRIRTRGWNDHEGPSVAWREQQPDYKNAPSNGTFALASARLHARTGDPRYRVAADETVAWLQQRLVAEDGTVLDGVNRQGDHRVDTDWVFSYDQGVVAAAVLERAWVPDAPAAAARIARAALPRLAPHGLVEGETARADHPGGGDAGLFKGIHVRYLAEVAAALPTGADRETLTHFIAGSTDALIRTRSAEETGRVGDDWSRPAPPVTFLSTQLAATLALEARWRLDRTTPAPVPA
- a CDS encoding ABC transporter permease, which translates into the protein MAFTAFASTPAVEQAPRKRSFVALVLLLPGILYLVLFFLTPLISLVLTSFQQPVLDGDIGEYQAGFNWQNYTDSVGEYWPLILRAFGYALVATVLALVISYPIAYVIGVKARRWPLLQSLLLTLVIAPFFISFLLRTLAWKQIMSDEGPIVQALKAVAILPSDGHLTGTTFSVIFGLTYNFIPFMTLPLYATLERLDLRYIEAGADLYASPFTVFRKVTIPLSMPGIVSGTLLTFIPAAGDYINASRDFLGSSSTAMVGNAIEANFLVLQNYPAAAALSIVLMAVILVIVGVYVRRSGTEDLV